The Argopecten irradians isolate NY chromosome 16, Ai_NY, whole genome shotgun sequence genome window below encodes:
- the LOC138310037 gene encoding uncharacterized protein: MDRDCYQRPSIELANGDNYHRYSIELASSDYYHRYSIELASSDYYHRYSIELASSDYYHRSSIELAIILNRTASDYYHQYSIELANSDYYHQYSIELANSDYYHRYSIELASSDYYHRYSIELASSDYYHQYSIELAISDYYHQYSIELATVITTTILNRTGHSDYYHQYSIELANSDYYHQYSIELANSDYYHQYSIELANSDYYHQYSIELANSDYYHQYSIELANSDYYHRYSIELANSDYYHRPSIELASSDYYHQYSIELANSDYYHRYSIELASSDYYHRYSIELANSDYYHRYSIELASSDYYHRSSIELASSDYYHRYSIELASSDYYHRSSIELASSDYYHRSSIELASSDYYHRSSIELASSDYYHRYSIQLASSDYYHRSSIELASSDYYHRSSIELASSDYYHRYSIELASSDYYHRYSIELASSDYYHRSSIELASSDYYHRSSIELASSDYYHRSSIELASSDYYHRYSIELASSDYYHRSSIELASKLASSDYYHRYSIELASSDYYHRSSIELANSDYYHRSSIELASSDYYHRYSIELASKLASSDYYHRYSIELASSDYYHRYSIQLASSDYYHRYSIELASSDYYHRSSIELANSDYYHRYSIELASSDYYHRSSIELASSDYYHRSSIELANSDYYHRYSIELASSDYYHRYSIELASSDCLHQSSIELANSAYYQRPSTELNCMDSGFHI, translated from the exons ATGGATCG AGATTGCTACCAACGACCCTCAATAGAACTGGCTAACGGTGATAACTACCACCGGTACTCAATAGAACTGGCTAGCAGTGATTACTACCACCGGTACTCAATAGAACTGGCTAGCAGTGATTACTACCACCGGTACTCAATAGAACTGGCTAGCAGTGATTACTACCACCGGTCCTCAATAGAACTGGCCATTA TCCTCAATAGAACTGCAAGTGATTACTACCACCAGTACTCAATAGAACTGGCCAACAGTGATTACTACCACCAGTACTCAATAGAACTGGCCAACAGTGATTACTACCACCGGTACTCAATAGAACTGGCTAGCAGTGATTACTACCACCGGTACTCAATAGAACTGGCTAGCAGTGATTACTACCACCAGTACTCAATAGAACTGGCCATTAGTGATTACTACCACCAGTACTCAATAGAACTGGCCACAGTGATTACTACCACCA TACTCAATAGAACTGGCCACAGTGATTACTACCACCAGTACTCAATAGAACTGGCCAACAGTGATTACTACCACCAGTACTCAATAGAACTGGCCAACAGTGATTACTACCACCAGTACTCAATAGAACTGGCCAACAGTGATTACTACCACCAGTACTCAATAGAACTGGCCAACAGTGATTACTACCACCAGTACTCAATAGAACTGGCCAACAGTGATTACTACCACCGGTACTCAATAGAACTGGCTAACAGTGATTACTACCACCGGCCCTCAATAGAACTGGCTAGCAGTGATTACTACCACCAGTACTCAATAGAACTGGCCAACAGTGATTACTACCACCGGTACTCAATAGAACTGGCCAGCAGTGATTACTACCACCGGTACTCAATAGAACTGGCCAACAGTGATTACTACCACCGGTACTCAATAGAACTGGCCAGCAGTGATTACTACCACCGGTCCTCAATAGAACTGGCCAGCAGTGATTACTACCACCGGTACTCAATAGAACTGGCCAGCAGTGATTACTACCACCGGTCCTCAATAGAACTGGCCAGCAGTGATTACTACCACCGGTCCTCAATAGAACTGGCCAGCAGTGATTACTACCACCGGTCCTCAATAGAACTGGCCAGCAGTGATTACTACCACCGGTACTCAATACAACTGGCCAGCAGTGATTACTACCACCGGTCCTCAATAGAACTGGCCAGCAGTGATTACTACCACCGGTCCTCAATAGAACTGGCCAGCAGTGATTACTACCACCGGTACTCAATAGAACTGGCTAGCAGTGATTACTACCACCGGTACTCAATAGAACTGGCCAGCAGTGATTACTACCACCGGTCCTCAATAGAACTGGCCAGCAGTGATTACTACCACCGGTCCTCAATAGAACTGGCCAGCAGTGATTACTACCACCGGTCCTCAATAGAACTGGCCAGCAGTGATTACTACCACCGGTACTCAATAGAACTGGCCAGCAGTGATTACTACCACCGGTCCTCAATAGAACTGGCCAGCA AACTGGCTAGCAGTGATTACTACCACCGGTACTCAATAGAACTGGCCAGCAGTGATTACTACCACCGGTCCTCAATAGAACTGGCCAACAGTGATTACTACCACCGGTCCTCAATAGAACTGGCCAGCAGTGATTACTACCACCGGTACTCAATAGAACTGGCCAGCA AACTGGCCAGCAGTGATTACTACCACCGGTACTCAATAGAACTGGCTAGCAGTGATTACTACCACCGGTACTCAATACAACTGGCCAGCAGTGATTACTACCACCGGTACTCAATAGAACTGGCCAGCAGTGATTACTACCACCGGTCCTCAATAGAACTGGCCAACAGTGATTACTACCACCGGTACTCAATAGAACTGGCCAGCAGTGATTACTACCACCGGTCCTCAATAGAACTGGCCAGCAGTGATTACTACCACCGGTCCTCAATAGAACTGGCCAACAGTGATTACTACCACCGGTACTCAATAGAACTGGCCAGCAGTGATTACTACCACCGGTACTCAATAGAACTGGCCAGCAGTGATTGCTTACACCAGTCCTCAATAGAACTGGCCAACAGTGCTTACTACCAGCGGCCCTCAACAGAACTGAATTGCATGGACAGTGGATttcatatctaa